The nucleotide window GCCATGAACAACTTGCATGGCGCGCTATGGCCGTAAGCGTAAGTGACCTTTCGGCAATGGCAGCCAAGCCTGTGGGAGCCCTGGTCTCCCTCATCTTGCCCGAGAGTACCAGTGACGAGACCATTCGTGCGCTCGCCGAAGGCTTACGAATGGCATCAGACGAGATGCAAATTCCTGTAGTCGGTGGCAATTTGTCGCGTGGTCGTAACATGTCCGTTTCTGTCACCGTGCTAGGCGAAAGCAATTCAAATGTACTGCGACGCTCCACTGCCAAAGTTGGTGACAAACTCTATTTAACGGGTCAGGTTGGAAGTGCCGCCTTGGGCCTAAAGGCACTACAGCAATCATCAACGCATCTTGACTTCAGAAAGTTTGTAGAACGCTGGCAGCGTCCCCCTGTCTATTTGAAAGAAATGGCAGCCGTCGCCCACATTGCGTCAGCAGCCATTGATTTGTCCGATGGACTCAACGATGCCCTGCAGCTCGTCACCGAATCATCCCATGTCGCTGCGACTGTCGCTTTGGAAAAACTCCCCTTTGATACCGGGTATCGTGAGGCCTGCGAAGCCCTTGACTGTGATCCCTTTGAGCTCGCCTTGTTGGGGGGCGAAGACTATGAGTTGCTTATCGCCTCGAAAGAGCATCCGTTACTAGAAAGCTTTGCAACCTGCATTGGCGATATTGTCGTCGGTGACAAAAACGTGATGTATACCTACAACGGAAGTGAGCAGCCCACGGTTAGGCAGGGTGACTTTGTTCACTTCGCTTAGTCACCCAGCGACCCAGAGATAGCTGTTTAGTAATCCCACACCAGCAAAGCATAGTTGCCCGCAGCCCGAAAAGCGTACGATCCAGAAGGAGTAACAATCATCGTAGACAGATCGCTGACTAATGCCGATCCGATGAGCTTTCGGGATGCGAGCAACTGAAGTTCGGCACCTGCCCCTATTTCAACAGAAGCACTTTCGATATCTGCGCCGACTTCAGCGATCGTTGTAGTCGCAGAAAGCTGTGGAGTAATCGTGAACTTCAACGGAAGGTCTCCAACGTTATATGCACGAAAAGGAACTGTGTTTGTGTCAGGTAAGGCGTAGAGAGTGCGCCAACGCAATTCAGCATCGTATCCGTTCTTGTCGAACTCATAAGTTTCCAACATTACCCTAGTCGAATTGTACATCGCGCACACCACCAACACCGGCTCTCCGTTCTGAAGCTCGGAAACAGTGCTAAGCTCAACCAATTTGTTTTGAATGCGAATTAGGCAATCGTGGTCATTGTCTTGGGGCCAAACAAATGGATCCGGGTCGAAACTTGGACCCTCATCAACTCTCGACACCACACGGCCCGTTTTTGCATCGTACTCAATTCCATCTATAAACCGTCTAAAAACATCGAGCTCATCTTCCTCAACACTTTCGTTGCCTTGCTCCGCAAGAGTAGCATCCATCTGGCGCACTAGTTCTAAACGAATCATCTCAAGTTGAGTTTCCGCCGCCGACAGCTCACCTTGGCGCAGTCGCTGTAGAATGGCATTTGAGATTTGTGCCAGTAAGCCTATCTCAAGAAGTTCAAACGACGAATGCTGAGGTCGCATCATATACCATGAGTCAAGCCCACGAATAGCAATTGCAGCTATTGCAAGGCCAGCCAACGAAAGCAGCGTGATAACTTTGGACCAACTTAGATCAGGTATCGAGAAACTTGCTAGTCCAACAGCTCCGAGTAGCGTTGCCGTTTGCCGGAGACTTTCGCCGAGCTCTGCAAAATCTATTTGAGACAGTAAAACCTGTTGGCCGGATTGAGCATGTTGGCCATTGACAGTAAGACAGCCAGAATCAACATAGCCCTCACGTGCACTGTTTTGAAGATTTGTTTGCGTATCTGCACTAACAAGCTCTTCGCGAATCTCATTGCTTCCGTAATCCTGAACAAGCTCTTTGTCGGGTTGAGCCGCAAAGCGCTGGCGAACAACGCAGCTACCCTCATTGCAAACTAATTCAGCGTTGCTTAAAGCTTCACCAAAATTTTCCCGCCCCTTTGCTTCTACATAGCTACGAAAAGGTTCACAAACATCAAAAGGATCCTCAGGGCTCCCTTCCCCGTTGTATGTTACTTTATCAACCCGAAATGGAAGTCCAACGAGAGCGCCTTCAAGTTCACCTAAGTCATTGGATTCTGGCTTCGCCGGCGCAAGTGAGCAAGCGACACTCCCGATACAGATAAGAGCTAGAAGTCGACCAAGAAAAGGCATGGCTATAAACGGAGCAAAAACAATGCCAACGGATATTTCGCTGCTTTCTGCGAATTTAGCATGTAGGATAACCAAGCCGCTGTGGATAGGATACCCCAGCACAGCAACACAATACCCGCACCATACGCATGCCGACTGAAGTGTGACCGATACCTTTGTTTAACTTTTAATAATGGTCACGGGACAATCGGCACCACGCATGACGCGTTCACTGACGCTACCAAGGATGATTCCATCTAAGGTAGCAACGCCCCGAGAACCCATCACAACCATAAAAGGTCTGCTCTTCTTCGCGTAGTTAATGAGTTCCACACTCGGAACTCCTTCAAGGGAAACATGACGGCGCAAAACTTTATGTTCTTTTAGTACTGCTTCGGCTCGTTCAAACGCGGTCTTTGTTGCTGCTGCCTTGGCACGCAATGAGTCTTCCTTAGAAAAAGCCACCACTCCACCAAAATTGATCCCAGGCGTATCATACGCGTAAACCAATTCGAGTTCTGCATCAAAGCGAGTCGCCAAGTCTGCGGCAAAACGCAAGGCGTTTTCACAACCAGCTGAACCATCAATGGGAACCATAATTTTTTGCATCGCTCGTCTCCTAGATTTCGGCTTCACCCGCGAACAACAAACACCGGCATTGTGGCATAGCGAAGAGTGCGCTCAGCAGTGCTGCCCAAAAAGAACTTTTTCAGATTTCCTT belongs to Myxococcales bacterium and includes:
- the thiL gene encoding thiamine-phosphate kinase codes for the protein MTHARERHFIKILQATLEKEKYEKVVLGIGDDAAVLGSLDKHLVCSVDVQVEHVHFKQSYLSHEQLAWRAMAVSVSDLSAMAAKPVGALVSLILPESTSDETIRALAEGLRMASDEMQIPVVGGNLSRGRNMSVSVTVLGESNSNVLRRSTAKVGDKLYLTGQVGSAALGLKALQQSSTHLDFRKFVERWQRPPVYLKEMAAVAHIASAAIDLSDGLNDALQLVTESSHVAATVALEKLPFDTGYREACEALDCDPFELALLGGEDYELLIASKEHPLLESFATCIGDIVVGDKNVMYTYNGSEQPTVRQGDFVHFA
- a CDS encoding universal stress protein, which produces MQKIMVPIDGSAGCENALRFAADLATRFDAELELVYAYDTPGINFGGVVAFSKEDSLRAKAAATKTAFERAEAVLKEHKVLRRHVSLEGVPSVELINYAKKSRPFMVVMGSRGVATLDGIILGSVSERVMRGADCPVTIIKS